GCTTCATGTACTCGCTCAGCGGTTTTCTCTTGGCTTTATCCCTGTACATGGCGCTCGGTGGACTTATGGTTAGCTTGCCCTGATTATACTCCCATAGAACCCATACCCCGGTCTCCACCGCTAGCTGCGCCATCTTTATCGTGTAGCTGTCATCGAATTTTTGACCTGGGGGACAGGGCGNGTATAGGTGTATGAACTTGAATCCACGTATTTGATTGGCTTTCCTGATCTTGGCAATGAAGTCCAGGGGATACGCTATAGATGCAGTAGCCACGTAAGGTATCTTATGCATCAGCATTATGAGCGCCATCTCCTTCCTATCCTCGGTCTTGCCGTTAGGCGACGTGGTGGTCCACGCCATCCAGGGCGTCGTGCCTGAGGCNTGTATGCCGGTATTCATGTAAGCCTCATTATCGGCAAGTATGTAAATCAAGTCCTCATTTCTGGCTGCGGCGCCACTTAATGCTGCGAACCCTATATCGGAGCTCGCGCCGTCCCCCGCCCAAACGACCACGGGCCCATTATTACCCCTGATCCTGGCCGCCGACACTAACCCGCTGGCCACGGCTGGACTTGAGGCGAACGGCACGTGCAGCGTGGGTACATTGAATGATGTGGTGGGAGCCATGCCTGGAATCACGCTTGAGCATCCGGCCGGTATCACCAGCGACATTTTTCCATTAAGCGCCATGGCTACTTGCTTTAAGCCCACCAGCAATGGGCATCCAGGGCACGCGGCTGTGCCAGGCATTATGAATTTATCCCTGGGCAATTGATCTATCCTGATGCTCATCACTCACCACCCATCCTAGGCATTAACCACTCCTTCCTAATCCTCATTGGGCCCAACTCCTCGGTTTCATCTATGAATCCCTTAATGGCCTCCTTAAAGTCGCTTGGAGACACATCGACGCCAGCAAGTCCAGCCAGCACGCCCTTGAATGAGACCGTGGGCGGCACTAGCCCCATTATTTCGCCCGCCAATACGCCTCCAAACCCGGCCGAGTAATCCCTATCAAATACCATTATGCCCTTGGCGCTCGACGCTATTGCAGCTATTTCCTCCTCTGGGAAGGGCCTTACGAACCTGATCCTGAGCATCCCCACCCTGTATCCCTCCATCCTCAAATCATTCACAGCCTTAAGCAAGTCGCCGGACCACGCGCCCATGGATACCACGAAGTAATTGGCATCGCTGCAATTAATGCACTCAACGAGGCCCCCATAGTTTCTGCCGGTCAGTTTAGCATATGAATTAAACGTGTCCTGAATCACTTTCCTCGCCTCACTCATTGAATCATCCATCATTTTCTTAAGCAGCATGTGATATGAATCCGACTTAACCATGTTGCCCATGGTTATTGGTTCGCCCCCCGGCTCTATTAGGTATGGCACGCGGGGATCCCGTGGCGGCAACCATGAATCAATCACGTCCTGGCCCGGCGTCTCAAGCACCTCGGCCGTGTGGCTCAGTATGAAGCCATCCAAGCCTATGGCGACGGGGAGAAGCACCCTTGGGTCCTCCGTTATCTTATATGATGCCAGCGTCATATCGAATGCCTCCTGCACGTTCTGCGCCATTCCTATTATCCACCCGCTGTCCCTGATTGCCATGAGGTCCGTGTGCTCATCATGGATATTCCAGGGCGGGCCCAGGGACCTAGTGACTACAGCCATCACTAGCGGTAAGCGAGAGGCTGCTGCCCACCATAGCATCTCATACATGTAAAACAAGCCGTGGCTGGAGGTTGCCGTGAATGCCCTCGCGCCCCCAGCCGCCGCGCCGTATACGGAGGCAAGCGCGGCGAACTCGCTTTCCACCCTTATGAATCTGGCATCCATTTCCTTGCCGTCAACCATCTCGGCTAGGCGCTCAACTATAAGCGTTTGAGGAGTTATTGGGTAGGCCGATATTACTTGAACCCTGGCTAATTTAACTGCTTCGGCTACCGCGTGATCCCCAACTAATACTTTCCGAGTTTGTTTCTGTATTGTCTCCTGCATATTACACCACCGTCTCCTTCACCATATCTATAACCTTTACTGGGCAAACCTCAGCGCATATGCCGCATCCCTTGCAGTAATCATAATCTATCTTGACAGACTTATCCTCAAGCCAATCAATGGTGTCCTCTGGGCAGTATAGCCAACAANGACCGCACTTAATGCACTTCTCATTGTTGACGACAGGCCTATAGGTACGCCACGTCCCCGTCTTCCCAGCCGCTCCCGGGGCCGGCCTCGAG
The sequence above is a segment of the Thermocladium sp. ECH_B genome. Coding sequences within it:
- a CDS encoding ferredoxin; translation: MGLDFTKYLLSRPAPGAAGKTGTWRTYRPVVNNEKCIKCGXCWLYCPEDTIDWLEDKSVKIDYDYCKGCGICAEVCPVKVIDMVKETVV
- a CDS encoding 2-ketoisovalerate ferredoxin oxidoreductase (catalyzes the coenzyme A-dependent oxidation of 3-methyl-2-oxobutanoate coupled to the reduction of ferredoxin producing S-(2-methylpropanoyl)-CoA), encoding MSIRIDQLPRDKFIMPGTAACPGCPLLVGLKQVAMALNGKMSLVIPAGCSSVIPGMAPTTSFNVPTLHVPFASSPAVASGLVSAARIRGNNGPVVVWAGDGASSDIGFAALSGAAARNEDLIYILADNEAYMNTGIXASGTTPWMAWTTTSPNGKTEDRKEMALIMLMHKIPYVATASIAYPLDFIAKIRKANQIRGFKFIHLYXPCPPGQKFDDSYTIKMAQLAVETGVWVLWEYNQGKLTISPPSAMYRDKAKRKPLSEYMKLQGRFAKVDADAMKIYEAKIDSYWNTILKLSEIYR
- a CDS encoding pyruvate ferredoxin oxidoreductase, with the translated sequence MQETIQKQTRKVLVGDHAVAEAVKLARVQVISAYPITPQTLIVERLAEMVDGKEMDARFIRVESEFAALASVYGAAAGGARAFTATSSHGLFYMYEMLWWAAASRLPLVMAVVTRSLGPPWNIHDEHTDLMAIRDSGWIIGMAQNVQEAFDMTLASYKITEDPRVLLPVAIGLDGFILSHTAEVLETPGQDVIDSWLPPRDPRVPYLIEPGGEPITMGNMVKSDSYHMLLKKMMDDSMSEARKVIQDTFNSYAKLTGRNYGGLVECINCSDANYFVVSMGAWSGDLLKAVNDLRMEGYRVGMLRIRFVRPFPEEEIAAIASSAKGIMVFDRDYSAGFGGVLAGEIMGLVPPTVSFKGVLAGLAGVDVSPSDFKEAIKGFIDETEELGPMRIRKEWLMPRMGGE